A region of Candidatus Tiamatella incendiivivens DNA encodes the following proteins:
- a CDS encoding amino acid ABC transporter substrate-binding protein, translating to MNKLVSRVLVSIALIVMLASVASPLTAIADTHPQTVSGNVIKIGMSISLTGKFSIEGKQSLCGVEAAIDYFNNNGGVQVNGKTYKLQLVYYDDQSSKTLVSSLYAKLITSDKVDFLLAPYSSGLTAAAAPLAEQYKKVMLSHGGASDSIFQQGYKYIVQILAPASQYFATSLEMLKEYQSQIGTVKIAFIYNDNAFANAVMNGAMKEAQKLGLDVVYNKKYESGTTDYSSFISAAKAAGANVLIGGGHFKDGEALVSQAHNLGWHLKFIGILVAPAEPQFYTDLKDVANGVAYPSQWDVSINFDQNYAKKLGLTWFGPTKDEFLKYFKQDCPNMEEASYHTAEAGAAVVFLVKAIETANSLDSTAVRQSMNNLDLMTFFGRLKIDPQTGLQIGHKIVVVQWQNGKQYVIYPTDVATAKPLFMAPSWWPQTTTTTTTTTSTATSSPTPSPTQTTTTPKKSNAALWASVIVIIIIIIIAAAWWAMKK from the coding sequence ATGAACAAACTCGTTAGTAGAGTTTTAGTTAGCATAGCTCTAATAGTCATGTTGGCATCTGTAGCATCTCCGTTGACAGCCATTGCAGATACGCACCCCCAAACGGTTTCTGGAAATGTGATAAAAATTGGTATGAGTATTAGTTTAACTGGTAAATTCTCGATAGAGGGAAAGCAATCTTTATGTGGTGTTGAGGCTGCCATAGATTATTTCAATAATAATGGAGGAGTACAGGTTAATGGGAAAACATATAAGTTACAACTAGTCTATTATGATGATCAATCAAGCAAAACCTTAGTCTCTAGCTTATATGCTAAACTGATAACAAGCGATAAAGTGGACTTCCTGCTAGCACCTTATAGTAGTGGACTAACAGCTGCAGCAGCACCTCTTGCTGAACAATATAAAAAGGTAATGCTAAGCCATGGTGGTGCAAGTGACTCAATATTTCAACAGGGATACAAGTATATCGTGCAAATTCTAGCTCCTGCTAGTCAGTATTTCGCTACTTCTCTAGAAATGCTCAAGGAATACCAGAGTCAGATAGGAACGGTTAAAATAGCATTTATCTATAATGATAATGCATTTGCTAACGCTGTTATGAACGGTGCAATGAAGGAAGCTCAAAAACTCGGGTTGGATGTTGTTTATAATAAGAAATACGAGTCAGGCACCACAGACTACTCGAGCTTTATATCTGCAGCCAAGGCTGCAGGAGCAAACGTGTTAATAGGAGGAGGCCACTTTAAGGATGGTGAGGCGCTAGTAAGTCAGGCACATAATCTCGGATGGCATCTTAAGTTCATCGGAATATTGGTAGCACCAGCAGAACCTCAGTTCTATACGGATCTTAAGGACGTCGCGAATGGAGTCGCTTACCCCTCACAGTGGGATGTATCAATAAACTTTGACCAGAACTATGCCAAGAAGTTGGGCTTAACTTGGTTTGGACCCACTAAAGACGAATTCTTAAAGTACTTTAAACAGGACTGCCCTAACATGGAAGAAGCATCATACCATACGGCGGAAGCCGGTGCAGCTGTAGTGTTCCTTGTAAAAGCTATAGAAACAGCTAACAGTCTGGATAGTACTGCTGTTAGACAATCAATGAACAACTTAGACCTCATGACATTCTTTGGAAGACTGAAAATAGATCCTCAAACAGGCCTACAGATAGGTCACAAGATTGTTGTGGTTCAATGGCAGAACGGCAAACAGTATGTAATTTATCCGACTGACGTAGCTACCGCTAAACCGCTATTTATGGCGCCTTCTTGGTGGCCTCAGACAACCACAACTACGACAACTACTACGAGCACAGCTACAAGCTCACCGACGCCTTCACCTACACAGACAACAACCACACCAAAGAAGAGTAATGCAGCACTATGGGCAAGCGTCATCGTAATAATAATCATAATAATAATTGCGGCTGCTTGGTGGGCTATGAAGAAATAA
- a CDS encoding gamma carbonic anhydrase family protein: MNAGNIFSFNGKTPRIHPTAFIDPSARIVGDVTIEENVGILYGTIIRGDDDRIDIGKSSVVLENSLVEAPPGKPVSIRENSLVSHGAIIHGAIVGDCSLVGIGAIVLDGAVIGEESIIAAGALIPPGKIIPRRSLVIGIPGKTIRNITDEDLEVVKKELEAVHRKIPVYKRLFSNRRDKCND, from the coding sequence TTGAATGCCGGAAACATCTTCTCCTTCAACGGTAAAACCCCTCGAATACACCCCACTGCATTTATAGATCCTTCTGCTAGAATAGTCGGAGACGTCACTATCGAGGAAAACGTTGGAATTCTATATGGAACAATCATACGAGGAGACGATGATAGAATTGATATAGGGAAAAGTAGCGTAGTACTAGAGAATTCGCTCGTGGAGGCTCCCCCAGGGAAACCCGTCAGTATAAGAGAAAACTCCCTGGTAAGCCACGGAGCCATCATACATGGTGCAATAGTAGGAGACTGTAGTCTAGTGGGAATAGGAGCTATAGTATTGGATGGAGCCGTTATCGGAGAGGAATCAATCATTGCTGCTGGAGCACTTATTCCTCCTGGTAAAATAATTCCAAGGAGAAGTCTTGTTATCGGGATTCCCGGCAAGACTATTAGAAACATTACAGACGAAGATTTAGAAGTCGTTAAAAAGGAACTCGAGGCTGTTCATAGAAAAATACCAGTATATAAAAGACTTTTTTCAAACCGGCGCGATAAATGTAACGATTAA
- a CDS encoding metallophosphoesterase family protein: protein MVRIIHITDIHCETRKLRSVLDREEFDMVIATGDFECMESLEILYEAGTNVLAVTGNTDSPHIARKLKEFEWNVGGRIITIYGLRVGGIGGIEPGYSLEKLESLLEGEKGLDILLTHYPPYQMLDKTIFGVHVGSKNIMRFIGKYQPRIVLCGHIHESRGYIELGNTLIVNPGPLLQGYYALIDVGEKTYPSLKHL, encoded by the coding sequence TTGGTTAGAATAATTCACATAACAGACATACACTGCGAAACTAGAAAGCTTAGATCCGTTCTTGATAGAGAAGAGTTTGATATGGTCATTGCTACAGGCGATTTCGAATGCATGGAATCTCTAGAGATATTATATGAAGCCGGAACTAACGTATTAGCCGTCACGGGTAATACTGATTCTCCTCATATAGCTAGGAAGCTTAAAGAGTTCGAATGGAATGTTGGAGGTAGAATAATCACTATTTACGGACTGAGAGTGGGAGGAATCGGAGGAATAGAACCGGGGTATAGTTTAGAGAAGCTTGAATCCTTACTGGAGGGGGAGAAGGGACTAGACATTTTATTGACTCACTATCCTCCGTATCAGATGTTGGATAAAACTATATTTGGAGTACATGTAGGTTCGAAGAATATAATGAGATTCATAGGTAAATATCAACCTCGAATAGTGTTATGCGGCCACATACATGAATCAAGAGGATATATTGAACTGGGTAATACCCTCATAGTTAATCCTGGCCCTTTATTACAAGGTTATTATGCGTTAATAGATGTAGGAGAGAAAACATATCCCTCCCTAAAACATTTATAG
- a CDS encoding M20/M25/M40 family metallo-hydrolase, with protein MVAELIKLLKESMIPPGPSGFEDEIRSYITRKLEEIGLQPSQDNMGNVYLSLGQKDYEETLVIAAHMDEIGLLVTGIDEKGKLYFITLGGVPLNMLDSMHVKVKTENGYVPGIIGIIPPHLKRDDKQPSKLEDYRIDIGAEAKDEAADLGIEPPSPAVLEHKYVELRGGEVIAGRPLDDRVGVAILLKLAGILKDKRVKNRKIILAWTVQEEIGLKGAYALSHMLNADYMIAIDTITCCRPPYTGGYGLGKGPVLRLVDRAYVSCIPLSKWIMQQAKDSRLSLQIAVAQGGTDAAAGTHAGICSTAITVATENTHSTVEKAYKRDIELSYELLERVVEEYLEKGITV; from the coding sequence ATGGTAGCCGAATTAATCAAACTCCTGAAGGAGTCAATGATCCCTCCAGGTCCTTCAGGATTCGAGGATGAAATAAGATCCTATATAACTAGGAAACTAGAAGAAATAGGATTACAACCATCACAAGATAATATGGGGAACGTTTACCTGTCTCTAGGCCAAAAAGATTATGAGGAGACTCTAGTAATCGCGGCACACATGGACGAGATAGGTTTACTTGTTACAGGTATAGATGAGAAAGGCAAACTATACTTTATAACACTAGGAGGAGTACCACTGAACATGCTGGATTCTATGCATGTAAAAGTGAAAACCGAGAACGGATATGTTCCAGGCATTATAGGTATAATTCCACCTCACCTCAAGAGAGATGATAAACAGCCTTCTAAATTAGAAGATTACAGAATTGATATAGGAGCCGAGGCAAAGGATGAAGCAGCCGATCTAGGCATCGAACCCCCTAGCCCTGCTGTACTCGAGCACAAATATGTTGAACTACGAGGAGGGGAAGTAATAGCCGGGAGACCGTTAGATGATAGAGTAGGAGTAGCAATTCTCCTAAAGCTAGCGGGTATTCTAAAAGATAAGAGAGTAAAGAATAGGAAAATCATTCTCGCATGGACAGTTCAGGAAGAAATAGGTTTGAAAGGAGCGTACGCTTTATCTCATATGTTAAATGCAGACTACATGATAGCAATAGACACGATCACATGTTGCAGGCCGCCCTATACGGGTGGATATGGGCTGGGTAAAGGGCCGGTATTAAGACTGGTTGATAGGGCATACGTATCCTGCATCCCCCTCTCGAAGTGGATCATGCAACAGGCAAAAGATTCAAGACTCAGCTTACAGATAGCGGTAGCACAGGGAGGCACAGATGCAGCTGCAGGCACGCATGCAGGCATATGCTCTACAGCTATAACTGTTGCGACAGAAAATACTCACTCCACTGTTGAGAAGGCCTATAAAAGGGACATAGAACTCTCATACGAGTTACTCGAAAGAGTTGTTGAGGAATATTTAGAGAAGGGAATAACAGTATGA
- a CDS encoding ABC transporter substrate-binding protein, which translates to MKIYSEILGKHIQLPDDPQRIVSLAPAITDTIYSLGAEDKLAGVSVFCDKPPEAKEKPKVGSYYKVNYRILEQLKPDLILVTTGAQRDKIYELEEKGYTTVPIPLPVNLYDILSNTVTVGIVINKMSEGRLLAQKMMSKIHNLAAEQSIGTVYYEVDLGGPTSIGGITYIDHALRTIGLNNIFGDQRITWIINPDPKQILEKDPDYIIYEPKPYSKYTQESIIHRLRERGLQKLRALKEDRLIIIEPNSLAHYGPALLDILKEIKYRII; encoded by the coding sequence ATGAAAATTTACTCCGAGATCTTAGGAAAACATATACAATTACCCGATGATCCGCAGAGAATAGTTAGCCTAGCACCAGCAATAACAGACACTATATACTCATTAGGAGCAGAAGACAAACTAGCTGGTGTAAGCGTATTTTGTGATAAACCCCCAGAAGCCAAAGAGAAACCTAAGGTCGGTTCTTACTATAAAGTGAACTATAGAATTCTAGAACAACTAAAACCGGATCTCATACTAGTAACGACAGGAGCACAGAGAGATAAGATTTATGAACTGGAGGAGAAAGGTTATACCACCGTGCCAATTCCGCTTCCAGTGAACCTCTATGATATACTTTCAAACACGGTAACGGTGGGGATAGTCATAAATAAAATGTCGGAGGGTAGGCTGTTAGCCCAGAAAATGATGAGTAAGATACATAATCTAGCAGCTGAGCAGTCTATAGGCACTGTTTACTATGAAGTAGATCTAGGAGGGCCAACCAGCATAGGTGGAATAACATATATAGATCATGCGCTGAGAACTATAGGGCTTAACAATATTTTTGGAGATCAGAGAATTACATGGATAATTAATCCTGATCCCAAGCAAATACTTGAAAAAGATCCCGATTACATAATATATGAGCCGAAACCTTACTCCAAGTACACCCAAGAGAGTATTATTCATAGGTTGAGGGAAAGGGGTTTACAGAAGTTAAGAGCCTTAAAGGAAGACAGGTTAATAATAATAGAACCAAACAGCCTAGCGCATTATGGCCCAGCTCTACTCGATATTTTAAAAGAAATAAAGTACAGAATAATCTAA
- a CDS encoding methylmalonyl-CoA mutase family protein produces the protein MPRLFKEEAVKKIEEDLKRWEKETLPKSLKRYPERMDEFTTLSDIEVGRIYTPAHINDFDYYEKLGFPGEYPYTRGVHATMYRGRLWTMRMFSGFGGPEETNQRLKFLISHGETGLSLAFDYPTLVGIDSDDPMARGEVGIVGVAVDTLRDMEIIFDNINMGEVTTNMTINPPAPVLLAMYVAVAEKQGVPYEKVGGTTQNDPLKEFIAQKSYVFPPEPAVKVAMDLIEWSVKNLPKWNPISISGYHIREAGSDAVQELAFTIADGIEYVRQLISRGLDVDSFAHRLSFFWDSHINFFEEIAKFRAARRMWAKIMKEWFHAKKERSLWMRFHTQTAGVSLTAQQPWNNIVRTTIEALAAVLGGTQSLHTNSFDEPFRVPSEFAAKIALRTQQIIAYESGAADTIDPLAGSYYVEWLTDEIEERAWRYIDRIERMGGMLEAVKKGFPQRELTETSYKFQKDVDEGKKFIVGVNIFVDEDVDEIRNVPLLDFNQEEIEKRQTERLKFIKSMRSKEKVENALAELERTATRGENVMPYILEAVRAYATLGEIMNALKRVYGVYVEPPIY, from the coding sequence TTGCCCCGTTTATTCAAAGAAGAAGCTGTGAAGAAAATAGAAGAAGACCTGAAAAGGTGGGAAAAGGAGACTCTGCCAAAAAGCCTAAAACGTTATCCTGAAAGGATGGATGAATTCACGACACTAAGTGACATAGAAGTAGGCAGAATATATACTCCTGCACACATCAATGATTTTGACTACTATGAAAAACTAGGATTCCCTGGAGAGTATCCCTATACTAGAGGAGTACACGCCACTATGTATAGGGGAAGATTATGGACTATGCGGATGTTCTCTGGCTTCGGAGGGCCTGAAGAAACCAATCAGAGGCTAAAATTCCTCATATCACACGGAGAAACAGGGTTAAGCCTAGCATTCGACTATCCTACACTAGTAGGTATCGACTCGGACGACCCCATGGCTAGAGGCGAAGTAGGTATAGTGGGAGTCGCTGTAGATACATTGAGGGATATGGAGATAATATTCGACAACATCAATATGGGCGAAGTAACTACCAATATGACGATAAATCCACCAGCTCCTGTGTTACTTGCAATGTATGTTGCAGTAGCAGAGAAGCAAGGGGTACCTTACGAGAAAGTAGGGGGTACAACTCAAAACGATCCTCTTAAAGAGTTCATAGCTCAGAAAAGCTATGTCTTTCCTCCCGAACCAGCTGTTAAAGTAGCAATGGACTTGATTGAGTGGAGTGTAAAGAACCTTCCGAAATGGAATCCAATAAGCATCAGTGGCTACCATATTAGAGAGGCCGGTTCAGATGCTGTTCAGGAACTAGCGTTCACAATAGCTGATGGAATAGAATACGTCCGTCAATTAATATCAAGAGGATTGGATGTAGACAGCTTTGCTCATAGGCTTAGCTTCTTCTGGGATTCGCATATAAACTTTTTCGAGGAGATCGCGAAGTTCAGAGCAGCCAGAAGGATGTGGGCTAAAATAATGAAGGAATGGTTCCATGCGAAAAAGGAGAGGAGCCTATGGATGAGATTTCATACACAAACTGCCGGTGTAAGCCTAACGGCTCAGCAGCCATGGAATAACATTGTCAGAACAACCATCGAGGCTCTGGCGGCAGTGCTAGGGGGAACCCAAAGCCTTCACACTAATAGCTTCGATGAGCCTTTCAGGGTACCCAGCGAATTCGCTGCAAAGATAGCTCTTCGTACACAGCAAATAATAGCATACGAGTCGGGCGCTGCAGACACCATTGATCCCTTAGCAGGTAGCTACTATGTTGAGTGGCTAACCGATGAAATAGAAGAGAGAGCCTGGAGATATATAGATAGGATAGAAAGAATGGGAGGTATGCTTGAAGCAGTAAAGAAAGGATTCCCGCAGAGAGAGCTTACCGAGACATCGTATAAATTCCAGAAGGACGTAGACGAAGGCAAGAAGTTCATTGTAGGCGTGAATATATTCGTAGATGAAGATGTTGATGAGATTAGAAACGTCCCTCTACTTGACTTTAACCAAGAAGAAATAGAGAAGAGGCAAACTGAAAGGCTGAAGTTTATAAAATCTATGAGGAGTAAAGAGAAGGTTGAAAATGCGTTAGCTGAGCTCGAGAGAACAGCTACTCGTGGAGAAAATGTTATGCCTTATATACTAGAAGCTGTCAGAGCTTATGCTACACTAGGAGAGATTATGAATGCGCTGAAAAGAGTATATGGCGTTTATGTGGAACCTCCTATTTACTGA
- a CDS encoding cobalamin B12-binding domain-containing protein, whose product MEKKPVKVLVAKIGLDGHDRGAKVIARALKDAGMEVVYTGIRQTPDQVVLSAIEEDVDVIGVSILSGAHVHHVKRLIELLKREGGSDIPVVVGGTIPIPDVDTLKLIGVKEVFLPGTSLKYIVDTVRRLYEERNSVEGHN is encoded by the coding sequence ATGGAAAAGAAGCCTGTTAAGGTGCTAGTAGCTAAAATAGGTCTCGACGGTCATGATAGAGGAGCTAAGGTTATTGCTAGAGCACTGAAGGATGCAGGTATGGAAGTGGTATATACTGGGATAAGGCAGACGCCTGATCAAGTTGTTCTATCAGCCATAGAAGAAGATGTGGATGTTATTGGAGTAAGTATACTCAGCGGCGCGCACGTCCATCATGTTAAGAGACTTATAGAATTGTTAAAACGAGAGGGTGGATCGGATATTCCAGTAGTAGTCGGGGGAACCATACCGATCCCTGATGTTGATACCTTGAAGCTGATAGGAGTTAAAGAGGTATTCTTGCCTGGGACTTCTCTAAAATACATTGTAGATACTGTTAGGAGGCTCTATGAGGAGAGGAATTCTGTTGAGGGACATAATTGA
- the meaB gene encoding methylmalonyl Co-A mutase-associated GTPase MeaB — MRDIIELFEEAKKGKLRAIGRLLTIVENSSVDVLELLEYMSSHGGNAQVIGITGIPGAGKSTLISKMIGEYRKQNYKVAVVAIDPSSPITQGSLMGDRLRMQQFATDRGVFIRSMSTRGLKGGLSIASMSTIEVFDALGYDKILVETVGVGQSDVDIMNAAHTIIVVTMPGAGDDIQALKAGVMEIGNIYVINKSDKPEASRTFEYLKFSLDKGDIGLIEKDWVPRIVKTSAIMGQGIKELVNIIEEHWNHVKSKGLAKEKLVSRRLLLSKLLLERVFSESLQESFRDLDGTLKKRIVEGKDYRSVTRMLAKKAVSKMIDRVDQS, encoded by the coding sequence TTGAGGGACATAATTGAGTTATTTGAAGAGGCAAAGAAGGGGAAACTAAGAGCTATAGGTCGTCTTTTAACTATCGTAGAAAACTCCAGTGTAGACGTGCTTGAACTACTTGAATACATGTCAAGCCATGGTGGCAACGCGCAAGTAATAGGTATAACTGGTATTCCGGGAGCTGGAAAGTCAACATTGATCTCTAAAATGATAGGTGAATATAGGAAACAGAATTATAAAGTGGCTGTAGTTGCTATCGATCCCTCTAGCCCTATCACGCAAGGATCACTTATGGGTGATAGGCTTAGGATGCAACAGTTTGCTACGGATAGAGGTGTCTTCATAAGGAGCATGTCAACCAGAGGATTGAAGGGAGGGCTAAGCATAGCTAGCATGTCAACTATAGAAGTCTTTGACGCATTGGGCTATGACAAAATTTTAGTTGAGACTGTCGGCGTGGGCCAGTCGGATGTCGATATAATGAATGCTGCCCACACGATTATCGTTGTTACAATGCCTGGGGCAGGAGACGATATTCAAGCTTTGAAAGCTGGCGTGATGGAAATAGGGAACATATATGTTATCAATAAGAGTGATAAACCTGAGGCTTCTAGGACCTTCGAGTACTTGAAGTTCTCTTTAGATAAGGGGGACATTGGCCTTATCGAAAAGGATTGGGTGCCTAGAATAGTCAAAACATCTGCTATAATGGGACAGGGTATTAAAGAATTAGTCAATATTATTGAGGAGCACTGGAATCATGTTAAGAGCAAGGGATTGGCTAAAGAGAAACTTGTCTCGAGGAGGCTGTTACTTTCTAAGCTTTTGCTTGAGCGTGTTTTCTCGGAGAGTTTGCAGGAATCTTTTAGAGATTTAGATGGTACGTTAAAGAAAAGGATAGTTGAAGGCAAAGATTATCGTTCTGTTACCCGTATGCTAGCGAAGAAAGCTGTTTCAAAAATGATAGATAGGGTTGACCAGTCATAG